Proteins found in one Asterias rubens chromosome 12, eAstRub1.3, whole genome shotgun sequence genomic segment:
- the LOC117297900 gene encoding protein PAXX-like, protein MFLSSRNNLLHRKAFTLGDLLVTKQPRKICLEVGTGATSLKFDLYEATASERKSDLQSALFWLADTSAETTKKLEKCEDELNTMKKTRGGAGGGPILPDIDNKKRSGQVKVQKQQGHSIVNPSSKRRKAAQGVQFD, encoded by the exons atgtttttgagttCCAGGAATAATCTTTTGCACAG aaAGGCGTTTACTCTTGGCGACCTGCTGGTGACAAAGCAGCCACGTAAAATTTGTCTCGAGGTCGGCACTGGAGCGACATCCCTCAAATTTGACCTTTACGAGGCAACAGCCAGTGAGAGAAAATCCGACCTGcagagcgccctcttttggctGGCAGACACATCGGCGGAGACGACCAAGAAATTAGAAA AATGCGAGGACGAATTGAACACAATGAAGAAGACAAGAGGAGGCGCTGGAGGTGGACCCATCTTACCAg ACATTGATAACAAGAAGAGGTCAGGTCAGGTTAAAGTTCAGAAACAGCAAGGTCATAGCATAGTCAACCCCAGCAGCAAACG GCGAAAGGCTGCCCAAGGTGTCCAGTTTGACTGA